The following are encoded together in the Bubalus kerabau isolate K-KA32 ecotype Philippines breed swamp buffalo chromosome 3, PCC_UOA_SB_1v2, whole genome shotgun sequence genome:
- the TRIM39 gene encoding E3 ubiquitin-protein ligase TRIM39, with protein MAETSLLEAGASAASTAAALENLQVEASCSVCLEYLKEPVIIECGHNFCKACITRWWEDLERDFPCPVCRKTSRYRSLRPNRQLGSMVEIAKQLQAVKRKIRDESLCPQHHEALSLFCYEDQEAVCLICAISHTHRAHTVVPLDDATQEYKEKLQKCLEPLEQKLQEISRCKSAEEKKPGELKRLVESRRQQILKEFEELHRRLDEEQQVLLSRLEEEEQDILQRLRENAAHLGDKRRDLAHLAAEVEGKCLQSGFEMLKDVKSTLEKCEKVKTMEVTSVSIELEKNFSNFPRQYFALRKILKQLIADVTLDPETAHPNLVLSEDRKSVKFVETRLRDLPDTPRRFTFYPCVLATEGFTSGRHYWEVEVGDKTHWAVGVCRDSVSRKGELTPLPETGYWRVRLWNGDKYAATTTPFTPLHIKVKPKRVGIFLDYEAGTLSFYNVTDRSHIYTFTDTFTEKLWPLFYPGIRAGRKNAAPLTIRPPTDWE; from the exons ATGGCAGAGACAAGTCTCTTAGAGGCCGGGGCCTCTGCAGCCTCAACAGCTGCAGCTCTGGAGAACCTACAGGTGGAGGCAAGTTGCTCTGTGTGCCTGGAGTATCTCAAGGAGCCTGTCATCATTGAGTGTGGGCACAACTTCTGCAAAGCTTGCATCACTCGCTGGTGGGAGGACctagagagggacttcccttgtcCTGTATGTCGAAAGACGTCCCGCTACCGCAGTCTCCGGCCTAATCGACAGCTGGGCAGTATGGTGGAAATTGCTAAGCAGCTGCAGGCCGTCAAGCGGAAGATCCGAGATGAGAGCCTCTGCCCCCAGCACCATGAGGCCCTCAGCCTCTTCTGCTATGAGGACCAGGAGGCTGTGTGTTTGATATGTGCAATTTCCCACACCCACCGGGCCCATACCGTCGTGCCACTGGACGATGCCACACAGGAGTATAAG GAAAAACTGCAGAAGTGCCTGGAGCCCCTggagcagaagctgcaggagatcAGCCGCTGTAAGTCTGCTGAGGAGAAGAAGCCTGGCGAACTCAAG AGACTGGTGGAAAGTCGCCGACAGCAGATCCTAAAGGAATTTGAAGAGCTTCACCGACGGCTGGATGAAGAGCAGCAGGTGTTACTTTCacggctggaggaggaggaacaggacATTCTACAGCGCCTCCGAGAAAATGCTGCTCACCTTGGAGACAAGCGCCGGGACCTCGCCCACTTGGCTGCTGAGGTGGAGGGCAAGTGCTTACAGTCGGGCTTCGAGATGCTTAAG GATGTCAAAAGTACCCTGGAAAA ATGTGAGAAGGTGAAGACCATGGAGGTGACTTCAGTATCCATAGAGCTGGAAAAGAACTTCAGCAATTTCCCCCGACAGTACTTTGCACTAAGGAAAATCCTTAAACAGCTAATTG CGGATGTGACCCTGGACCCTGAAACTGCTCATCCTAATCTAGTCCTGTCGGAAGATCGTAAGAGCGTCAAGTTCGTGGAGACAAGACTCCGGGATCTCCCTGATACACCACGGCGTTTCACCTTCTACCCTTGCGTCCTGGCTACTGAGGGTTTCACCTCGGGTCGACACTactgggaggtggaggtgggcGACAAGACCCACTGGGCAGTGGGCGTGTGCCGCGACTCCGTGAGCCGAAAGGGTGAACTGACCCCGCTTCCTGAGACTGGCTACTGGCGGGTGCGGCTATGGAACGGGGACAAGTACGCAGCCACCACCACGCCTTTTACCCCTTTGCACATCAAGGTGAAACCCAAGCGGGTGGGCATATTCCTAGACTATGAGGCCGGCACACTGTCTTTTTACAACGTCACAGACCGCTCTCATATCTACACCTTCACTGATACTTTTACTGAAAAACTTTGGCCCCTCTTCTATCCAGGCATCCGGGCCGGTCGGAAGAATGCTGCACCACTCACCATCAGGCCCCCAACAGATTGGGAGTGA
- the RPP21 gene encoding ribonuclease P protein subunit p21 isoform X1: protein MAGPVKDREAFQRLNFLYQAAHCVLAQDPENQALSRFYCHTERTIAKRLVLRRDPSVKRTLCRGCSSLLIPGLTCTQRQRRCKGQRWTVQTCLTCQRSQRFLNDPRHVLWGDRPEAQLGNQADPKLPQPLPNTAHPIPAQLPEEKVQPQSSSHQ, encoded by the exons ATGGCGGGGCCGGTGAAGGACCGCGAGGCCTTCCAGAGGCTCAACTTCTTGTACCAG GCCGCCCACTGCGTCCTCGCTCAGGATCCAGAGAACCAGGCGCTCTCGAGATTTTACTGCCACACGGAGAGGACCATAGCGAAGCGGCTTGTATTACGGCG GGACCCCTCGGTGAAGCGAACTCTCTGCCGTGGCTGCTCTTCCCTCCTCATCCCGGGTCTGACCTGCACCCAGCGCCAGAGAC GCTGCAAGGGTCAGCGCTGGACTGTACAGACCTGCCTGACATGCCAGCGCAGCCAGCGGTTCCTCAATGACCCGAGGCATGTGCTCTGGGGAGACCGGCCCGAGGCCCAGCTGGGGAACCAGGCAG ATCCCAAACTACCACAGCCCTTGCCAAACACAGCCCACCCCATTCCAGCCCAGCTTCCTGAGGAGAAAGTGCAGCCTCAGAGCTCCAGTCACCAATGA
- the RPP21 gene encoding ribonuclease P protein subunit p21 isoform X2 encodes MAGPVKDREAFQRLNFLYQDPENQALSRFYCHTERTIAKRLVLRRDPSVKRTLCRGCSSLLIPGLTCTQRQRRCKGQRWTVQTCLTCQRSQRFLNDPRHVLWGDRPEAQLGNQADPKLPQPLPNTAHPIPAQLPEEKVQPQSSSHQ; translated from the exons ATGGCGGGGCCGGTGAAGGACCGCGAGGCCTTCCAGAGGCTCAACTTCTTGTACCAG GATCCAGAGAACCAGGCGCTCTCGAGATTTTACTGCCACACGGAGAGGACCATAGCGAAGCGGCTTGTATTACGGCG GGACCCCTCGGTGAAGCGAACTCTCTGCCGTGGCTGCTCTTCCCTCCTCATCCCGGGTCTGACCTGCACCCAGCGCCAGAGAC GCTGCAAGGGTCAGCGCTGGACTGTACAGACCTGCCTGACATGCCAGCGCAGCCAGCGGTTCCTCAATGACCCGAGGCATGTGCTCTGGGGAGACCGGCCCGAGGCCCAGCTGGGGAACCAGGCAG ATCCCAAACTACCACAGCCCTTGCCAAACACAGCCCACCCCATTCCAGCCCAGCTTCCTGAGGAGAAAGTGCAGCCTCAGAGCTCCAGTCACCAATGA